The genomic window ACCGCTTCCCGCCGGTGTACCAATTCCACCGATTGCTGCTGCAACAGGAATACCGATCATCATCTGTTTTCCGAAATTGGATTTTCCAGGGGTGCAATTATTTTTTTTCAGTAGGGTTGTAGCAACACCAGCGAAAATGATTGCTGCAGGAATGCTAAGCAATACACCGGAAATCAAAGAGGTTGATAGCATATAGCTTAAAAGAACGCGACTTGATTTTTTTCCGAATAACGTACTGATAAAAAGAGACACTCGTTTTCCTAATCCAGTTTCCACGAAGACATGTGCGATAATAAAGGTCGACATAATGAAAAGCACCGTAGCAATCATGAAGTTCGACATCGCTTCCTCCATAGAAACGATACCTAGGGTTGGCATAATCATCACAAATAGCGAGGCTGATAATCCAATAGGGATAACCTCAAATATCCAAGAAATAACAGCAACTGCCATAAGTGCTAAAGATTTTTTTCCTTCAACGGTTAAACCATCCGGTGTGGGAAACATAACGATTGCAACATACAATAAAATACAAACAATAATAACAACAAACTTTTTTTTATCAAAAACGGCCTTTTCTTTCATGATTTCCTCCTTGTGTCGATTGAGAGGGTAGCTAAATAGCAGTTTACGAAGTAAGATAGATAGTTACCTAAAAGGATTCTCTACTACCAAATATTGAACGCTTCAATAAACAGCTTTTGTAACATAGTTAATGCTCTCTATTAAAAAATCCGTGGTGCGTGTTTTGTTTCCAATTAGGTCTCTCTTTTTTTCATCCAGTAATAATCATGTTAGAACCATCTATTTAATGATGATAAGTGCAGGTTGAATAGAATAGCTTCCGCTAATTATGGGTTTCTAGTCAGAATTTTTGAGAGAAACATATAGGTATATTACTTAGATAACTAACGAGATAGATGGATAATGTAAAACAATCGGCTTCTTTTAGTAGTCATTTATCCCTCTCTTATGTGATTTTTTTCACAATATAATAATACTACTTTTACCTTGACAAACAATCGTGGAAAAACTATCGTAAACATAGTGATTTGATTATGGAAAAAGGAGGTTGGAGATGAATATTAGACAGATGGAGTCCTTCCTTGTTTTGAGTGAAGAGTTACATTATGGAAGGGCCGCAGAGCGATTGGAGATATCACAGCCTTCGTTGAGCCAACAAATCAAAATATTGGAAAGTGAATTAGGTGTTTCTTTATTTAATAAGCAGGGGAGAAACATTGTACTGAGTAAGGCAGGGCAGCTGTTCTTGCGACATGTCATTACGATTCTTCATGAAGTGCATGAAGTCAGAAGAGATATGACTTATTTTCAAAATATTGAACGAGATGCCATCGTACTTGGCGCATCAGGTAGTCATTTACTGCATCATATCTTTAAGCAGTTTACAGAGGTCTTTCCCGATGTCATGTTACAAATAAAAGAATATCCGAGTAGTATAACGATCCGAAAGCTACTGGATCAGCAAATAGATATAGGTGTTACTTATCAGGCGGAGGACATTGAAAATCTAGTATCTGAGCCATTGTTTGAAGACCAGTTCTTAGCTGTTATTCCTAAGGAACATGAGCTGGCTGAGAAAGAGAAGATTTATTTGTGTGATTTGGAGAATCAACCGTTGATATTACTGGAACAGGAGCTTTTTTTGCGAAAGGTGATCGATCGAGAGCTGCAGAAACGGCATATATTACCGAACGTGATTTGTGAGCTGGGGAACCATTATGCTTGCTTGGAATATTGTAAGTCGCAATTAGGAATAGCGATCATCGTTTCCTCCTTTTTCAGTGAAGTTCCAGATTCTGTTGTATTGAAAAAGATAGAGGATTTGTCTAAAAAAGAAACCATGATGTTGATGTATCGTAAAGAACTAGTCATTGATGAGCCAATCAGATATCTCTTAGATAATTTTCGACATTCTGAATGGGTAAAATCAGCTCAATCATACGAATAAAAATAAGAAATAATGAATCAAAAACCGCAAGTGTAAAACAACGGGTTTTTGATTCATTGTTTGCTGTTTTGCTCGAGAAAGGCAGAATATCAGTTGTGGTATGTGCATCTATGAGCAAGATGAAAAAAGTTCCTTGTAGCTATTGAAAATACCATAATAGAAATTCTTGATTAGAGCATATTTAGCTGTCTCTTCCTCTTCGAAGCGCATATTCTTTGATTTAAGAATCGCTATTTTGCAATCGTTTTTACGACTTTTTGCATTTCATTGTTGACTCATTTGTGAGAAAAAAATCTCACTAAAAATAGTGAGATAGAGGCGCAAGCCACCTAGATTTTTATATTATTACAATGATTTTAATGCTTCTTTATGTAAAATGTATATTTTCTTGTACTACTTAAAAAAATTTTACACAGATGTTAATCGACCTGTATGGTATTGATTGTAGAATTTTCTGCTCCTCGGAAGTTTAGAGTTAGAACTTCTACTTCTTTCTCAATCATTTTTGACTGTTGATTTTCTCCAAGGTCATCAAGAAAATGGATATAATCATAAACTTTTCTGATATATTGGTAGTTTCCTTTAGTAAGATAACTATATAAATTGCTCAAATACTCAATATTCATTCGATATTGATAATCTTGATTTTTAACATTCTGCTTATTAGCAAGATGAAGATATTTTTTAGCTTTTTCATAATCTCTATTATATAATTTTACAGTTATTAAGTTGGTTATTAGATTATAGGCAAATTGTTTTGTTGTTGTATTACGATTTTCTTCGTCTTCTAGAGGAATCGCTTTGCTAATCAATATATCTGAGTGAGTTTCATTCATTAAAAAAATCGTATTAGACATTAGTGCATAATCATATTGAAGAAAATAGGATTTTTGATCCAAGTAGTGGAAGATTTCCTCTAATTCAATTGTAGATACTTCGCTGATTTCTTCCCAGTGTTGAGAGAAAAATATTTTTATTGCAATATAGTTTGATAGGTCTTTCAATTTTTTTTGAGAATTATTATCTAATTTATTGTAATAACGGCAAAGTTCATTTTTTTTCGTTTGATTATTAAGGTGGTTGGCACAGTACTGAAATAAGCTTCTAAATCGTTTTTGCTCTTCATCAATGGAAGAATAAAGAAAGAACTCTTCAGGTGAAATAGACATTTGGTCGAGGACCGATACAAGGTCCGACATTTTGATATCCTGTTTGCCATTTTCAATTCTCGAATAGGCAGATGTATCGTGACCAGGCCACATTTCTTTTTGTGTCAGCTTTAATTTTCGTCTGAAAAAGAGTAAAGTCTCACTGATATTCATAAATTAAATCCTCGTTATTTTTTGCTAAATTATATCACATTTGCATTAATTTGCGAAGATAATGATTAGAATTGATTTCAAAGTATCGTAATTTTTGATACTATGGAAGTGTAAATAAAAAGTAGAAGGAGGTGTAGATATGCTTGCTTTAGGGCTAATTATTGTTCCATTGCTTCTTATTGTTGCACCATAGCTAGAAAAACTAAATCATTGACTGAAAGAGAACAGGGCAGGGGGCTTCTGTTCTCTTCTTTTTATATAATTATTTAGAATGGAGAAAATTTAAAGTAAAACATTTCATTTTTTGACCATTCTCCAAAAATAAAAAAACTGATTCACTAGGGCGTTAATAGTGCCTTTAGTGAGTCAGCTTTTTTGCAGAGTTGTTATGTATGTTATACCAGCACACAAGTTGATGCAGTAAATACATAATGCTCTTCTGCCTGATCCTTGTTGAACAACAAGTTTATTTTTCTTTATCACTTTCAGAGTAACAGTTCTGCAAAGTGATGATGTCAGTAAAAAGATGTATTCGATTGCTTTCGATCTATATGTAAATCTGAAAGCAAATCACCGCGAAATGTTGAAAACTCTTGCAAGGAAAAACATTTACAGTGGTTTCAAATGGACTTATACTGACTACTCCTTGACTTACCCCTTTTTTGAAAAGAATTCAACTGCCGACTGGATAGGACTACAGCCTGGTTAAACCATAGAGACAATTAGTGATTTGGTGTAATGTCTAAAGGTACTATTACAGTAAGCATCTGTTCCTTTTCATAAGTCAACTATACCAAGCAGATGATAGGAAATAAATAGGTGCTAAGCGATTGGGTAAAAGGTGCACGAATTAGATCGCATTAATAACGATCATTGTAAAATAAATGAAAATGTGCTATATTTTGTGCTAAATTAGCACGTTAAGGAGTTATGGTATGGTAAAGGAGTTAAAAATGAAAATTGGTGACACGCTCAGGTTTTTCAGAACGTTGAAAGGGTTTACTCAAAAAGAAGTATTGAAATCTTCTACAGATCATTCGATTTATTCTAGAATAGAAAATGGGAAGAGAAGTGTTAGGCTAGAGGAATTACAAGAAATTTTGGACACATTATCAGTAAACATAGAAGAGTTTATTTCATTTAGTGGTTTTGATACAAACCAAGGTGTTTTTCGCAAAAATTTTTATGGTGCTGCTGCTGATTTAGAGGATTTGGAAAAGAAAGCAATTGTAATAAAATACTATAGAGAAATTTTGGCAACGCCAAAGAAAACAACTGTCCAGCTATCTAATCTAGTATCGATCAAAGCTTTTTTCTCACAATTTTGGTCAGAGGTAGTTCCTGTGACGCAAGAAGAGATACAAGAAGCCTATGATTTGTTGTCCAATACAGATTATCTATCGCAGTATGATTATGCTCTACTGGCTAACATAGTATTTCAATTTCCTACGGAACAAAGAAAAGTATTGATGAAAAAAGCTTATCCAATTATGGACCAATCACTGAGAGATCCTGAAACGTTAAAGCTAGCTTATAATGCGATTCCAAATGCTATGACTGCTTGTATACAGGAAAAGCAATATGATGAGGGCAAGGAATATGCTAAGATGATTGATACTATTGAAAAATCTGCTAAAAATGTTCATATAATTATGAACATTAAGTATCTGGAAAATTTGATTTATCTTATTACTACAGGTGATCGTTCTTATCAAAAAAAAATCAACAGATATATTGATATTTTGCAGGAACATGGCTTTACGGCTATTGCAGAAGCTTCTGACAAAGAGATGAGGATACTTACATTTGGAGAGATAGATAAAGGGGATGTCCCTATCAACACAATGTAAACTGAAAAAGTAACTCAAATAAAAGTATACTCGTCATTAAAAAAATTTTAAGCTATGTTTAAGCAATCAGGTGTATCCTAAATTCTTGTTAAGAGAGGGTGGATACATATGCAAAAGAAAATAAATAAATGGATGATCAGTACGATCGTTGTTAGTGTATTGTCAGTCGGCATCATTTCGTTTCTAAGTTATAAATTAATGTCTCAACCAAGTATGGAAATGCCGAACGGTCAAATGATGGACGGGGAGATGCCGGATGGTGAGAGACCGCAAGGAGGCCCTCCTGGCATGGAGCAGGATTCCGGAACGGAAAACAGCCAAAACGCTGATATTTAGTTCGAAATAAAAAAAGCAAGAGCGAGAGGATGCTGGTATCTTCTTGGTCTTGCTTTTTCTGCAATCTGCATCTGTTCTTCTTATGCTATAATAGAGAAACTTTAATCTAAAGGAGGGCTTAACATGATTATTCCTAAAAAACTATGTGCTGGTGATGAAATTAGAATTATTTCTCCGTCAAGCAGCATAATGCGAACAGGTGGCATAGAAGCGAATCGAGCTGCGGAATCTACGTTACGCGGTTTGGGCTTTGAGGTAAGTTTTGGGGAACATATTTTAGAGAATGATGTGTTGGGCTCCACCACGATTGAGAGTCGAGTAGAAGACATCCACCAGGCGTTTCTTGATGAGAACATTAAAGGAATACTCACAACCATCGGCGGTTTCAATTGTAATGAGCTGTTGCCCTATTTGGATTATGACCTAATCAAGAATCATCCAAAAATATTTTGCGGCTATAGTGATATCACTGCATTAAGTAATGCGATATACGCTCAGACGGGTCTAGTAACATATAGTGGCCCGCATTATACCAGCTTCAAGATGCGTATGCACCAAAAATATCAGACGGCTTGTTTTAGAGATGTAGTGATGCACACAGGTGTCCATCGATTATTCGCTTCAGAAGTATGGAGTAATGATCCTTGGTATTTACCAGAGTATACCCCGCGTGTTTTGCAAGGGAACTGGAAGAGTTATTCAGAGGGACAGGCATCGGGAATCAGTATTGGCGGGAATATTGGCACCTTTAATTTACTTCAAGGGACAGTGTACCAGCCGAGTGACGATGAGGTTGTTGGCTTTGTAGAGCTAGAAGAAGAAGGGGATTTTCGTGACTTTGCTAGAGGGCTAGCTTCTTTTTTACAAGCATACACACCCAAGGCCTTATTGATTGGCAGATTTCCAGATGAAACAGATATGACAGAGGAACGGCTTCTGCTAATTTTGGATAAATATCCGTTATTACAAACAATTCCTGTTATATATGATATGGATTTTGGGCATACACAGCCAATCATGACATTTCCTATTGGTCAGACAGTAGAAGTAGATACTTTCGCAAAAACAGTCATTTTTACGGATGAATGATCTTTCAGAACAAAGCGATTCATTGGAAATAGTTATCTAAACACCGCATTATACCAACTTTTTCATTCTACTTTTACTTGGGTTCGTGTGATAGAATCTGATAGAAAGTGAGTGATAGAGTTGGTAAACAAATTTGAGGAAATGTTAGAGCAGCTTGCTGCTGGGGAAATCGAAGAAATCAGCGTTCAAAATGACGAGTTTTTCATTTTCAGAGAAGCATGGCTGAAAAGGGCAGATCGTACGTTGTTTGTGGGTGAAGCAGCGCATGGTGGTCATGTCATTTACAGGTATGAACCGGTTGAGGTTGCAGAATAACGCAACTGATGAGCGTATTTAGAGAAATGAAAAAGGAAACGCGCAAGTCCGTGGTTAGGCTCTGCGTGTTTCCTTCTTCGTTAAGATGAGCTAAAACAATTTCTGTTAAAAGTTAATAAAAATGAGCAATAGTCCTAAAAGTGAGGCAGGTGCGCCTGCATACAAGTAGGGTTTTGTTAATCCCAACCAAGCTTTCTTATTATAAAAGGCTCGAATTTGGTAATTGATACTGCCGGCAGCCAACAAAGAAATCCCTGTAAACCAAAGAATCAATGCAAAAATCAACACATTCATCGTCATCAACCTCCTTATTTTATTATACCGAAGAACGATCAAAACATACAGCGACAGCTCTTTTCATAAAAGGCACACATGTTTATTCAACCTTTACGTCCCATTGCTGAGGAAACTAGTTTGTGTGAATAGGGAATAAAAAAGCATGTCGAGTTGAAACCAACTTTAAGCAGCTTCTCTATTCAAAATCTGTGATTAAATGATTACACGGATTTTTTCCATGCTTCTTACTTTTGTAGGAAGACAATAGGAAATTATCTTTTTTTATGGAATCAATTGCGTTAAGGGGAAAGAAATAGTTATAATAGAGAACGTCAGGTTTAAACATGTATGAGTATGATGAAACAAACGACAAAGGAATGGCTATTAGCGTTTATCAAGAAGCGAGTGGCAGCTTTTGTGTAATACCTGATTTCATGCAATTTATATATATTTATAGTAATGATCGATTATTGAGTAAAATGATTATAGAAGAGAATGGAGTAGTTTTGAATGTATACATTTTGTTTACTGGATGAAAACGAATTTGAAGTTTTCGCAAACCAGTCAAGTTCTGGCAACTATCTGCAAACCAAAGAGATGGGGAAATTAAAAAAGCTTAGAGGAGCGGAAGTTTTTTATCCTGCATTAAAAGATGAGCAAAATACTGTATGTATGGCTTCTTTGATGACAAAGACTAAACTAGGCGTCGGCTATGTTTTTGATATTGACGGCCTAGAGCTACCCGCTAAAAGTGAGCTCGCGGTGGATTTTCTTTCTCAGCTTAAGGGATATATAAAAGAGAATGATGGGCTTTATTTGACTGTGACTCCTAATCGCGCTTATGGAGTTTATGATTATCGTGGCAATCTGTTGACGGAAAAGGATCAAGAAATTATTCCATTCTTTTCAGCCCAGAAATTTGAACATGAAGGATTCTCTCAAGGATATTCCTCAGATGGAAATCCGCAATGGATCTATAAAAAAGACCTAAGTGATCTTTCAGAAGCGACTTTAGTTAAGTCTTATAATAAGGATGCTAAATACAGTTTAAATAAGGCGAAAAGCTTTGGTATTACGACAAGAGAATTATCGTATGAAGAGCTATCTCTATTCAAAGAAATTACTGAGCGAACAAGTATTAGAAGGAATTTCACAGATAAAACATTGGAATACTATCAAGCAGTGTATCAGGCGTATGGTGAGCGAGCAAAATTTGTGGTAGCAGAAGTCAATTTCAAAGACTATTTAGAAAGCTTAGAGCAGCAAAAACAACAGCTAGAGCAAAAACTTGCGGATATAGAGGAATTCTTGGTCGTCAATCCGAACAGTCGGAAGAAGAACAATCAGAAGCGTGAGTTTACTGATGAGCTATCCACCTATGAAAAGAGAATTACAGAAGGGAAGCAGATGTTGGCAGATAATGGGGAACAAGTATCCTTGGCCTGTGCGTTATTTCTAACAGGACCTCATGAAACAGTGTATCTGTTTTCCGGCACAGAAGAAAAATATAAAAAATTATATGCACCATTCTTGATTCAAGATAGGATGTTGAAGTATTCTGTAGAGAAGCAAATTCCTTTATACAATTTTTATGGAATCGAAGGGGTGTTTGATGGGTCAGATGGTATTCTGAAATTCAAAGAGTCATTTA from Enterococcus sp. 9E7_DIV0242 includes these protein-coding regions:
- a CDS encoding S66 family peptidase, which codes for MIIPKKLCAGDEIRIISPSSSIMRTGGIEANRAAESTLRGLGFEVSFGEHILENDVLGSTTIESRVEDIHQAFLDENIKGILTTIGGFNCNELLPYLDYDLIKNHPKIFCGYSDITALSNAIYAQTGLVTYSGPHYTSFKMRMHQKYQTACFRDVVMHTGVHRLFASEVWSNDPWYLPEYTPRVLQGNWKSYSEGQASGISIGGNIGTFNLLQGTVYQPSDDEVVGFVELEEEGDFRDFARGLASFLQAYTPKALLIGRFPDETDMTEERLLLILDKYPLLQTIPVIYDMDFGHTQPIMTFPIGQTVEVDTFAKTVIFTDE
- a CDS encoding peptidoglycan bridge formation glycyltransferase FemA/FemB family protein; protein product: MYTFCLLDENEFEVFANQSSSGNYLQTKEMGKLKKLRGAEVFYPALKDEQNTVCMASLMTKTKLGVGYVFDIDGLELPAKSELAVDFLSQLKGYIKENDGLYLTVTPNRAYGVYDYRGNLLTEKDQEIIPFFSAQKFEHEGFSQGYSSDGNPQWIYKKDLSDLSEATLVKSYNKDAKYSLNKAKSFGITTRELSYEELSLFKEITERTSIRRNFTDKTLEYYQAVYQAYGERAKFVVAEVNFKDYLESLEQQKQQLEQKLADIEEFLVVNPNSRKKNNQKREFTDELSTYEKRITEGKQMLADNGEQVSLACALFLTGPHETVYLFSGTEEKYKKLYAPFLIQDRMLKYSVEKQIPLYNFYGIEGVFDGSDGILKFKESFNGYAEEKIGTFKAILNPGKYRTYMVLKHVREFVNKLRGRA
- a CDS encoding helix-turn-helix domain-containing protein, producing the protein MKGFTQKEVLKSSTDHSIYSRIENGKRSVRLEELQEILDTLSVNIEEFISFSGFDTNQGVFRKNFYGAAADLEDLEKKAIVIKYYREILATPKKTTVQLSNLVSIKAFFSQFWSEVVPVTQEEIQEAYDLLSNTDYLSQYDYALLANIVFQFPTEQRKVLMKKAYPIMDQSLRDPETLKLAYNAIPNAMTACIQEKQYDEGKEYAKMIDTIEKSAKNVHIIMNIKYLENLIYLITTGDRSYQKKINRYIDILQEHGFTAIAEASDKEMRILTFGEIDKGDVPINTM
- a CDS encoding helix-turn-helix transcriptional regulator; the encoded protein is MNISETLLFFRRKLKLTQKEMWPGHDTSAYSRIENGKQDIKMSDLVSVLDQMSISPEEFFLYSSIDEEQKRFRSLFQYCANHLNNQTKKNELCRYYNKLDNNSQKKLKDLSNYIAIKIFFSQHWEEISEVSTIELEEIFHYLDQKSYFLQYDYALMSNTIFLMNETHSDILISKAIPLEDEENRNTTTKQFAYNLITNLITVKLYNRDYEKAKKYLHLANKQNVKNQDYQYRMNIEYLSNLYSYLTKGNYQYIRKVYDYIHFLDDLGENQQSKMIEKEVEVLTLNFRGAENSTINTIQVD
- a CDS encoding LysR family transcriptional regulator, which produces MNIRQMESFLVLSEELHYGRAAERLEISQPSLSQQIKILESELGVSLFNKQGRNIVLSKAGQLFLRHVITILHEVHEVRRDMTYFQNIERDAIVLGASGSHLLHHIFKQFTEVFPDVMLQIKEYPSSITIRKLLDQQIDIGVTYQAEDIENLVSEPLFEDQFLAVIPKEHELAEKEKIYLCDLENQPLILLEQELFLRKVIDRELQKRHILPNVICELGNHYACLEYCKSQLGIAIIVSSFFSEVPDSVVLKKIEDLSKKETMMLMYRKELVIDEPIRYLLDNFRHSEWVKSAQSYE